A stretch of Deinobacterium chartae DNA encodes these proteins:
- a CDS encoding ROK family protein, whose amino-acid sequence MSQTLVGVDLGGTKIAVAGLLDGRIVNKLVEPTPKAGWQSVLDQMAVQVQEVLRELPGVQRIGVGVPGPLDFKNGVVKFAPNIYGFDHVPLVSYLQDKLGLPVVMENDANAAALGEFVYGAAQDAESAIYVTISTGIGGGIVFDGRVWRGANGIAGEIGHMIALPGATVSGAGQAGGLEALASGTAIARDASYAIGRKVTTAEAFQLAQDGHKVARAIVENAMRYIGIALADLQKSFDPEVFVLGGGVAEVGEYFFRHVQAAADEYAAGFAPVVIRKAVLGVNAGVIGAALAAR is encoded by the coding sequence ATGAGTCAAACGCTGGTCGGTGTGGACCTGGGTGGAACCAAGATTGCGGTGGCCGGACTGTTGGATGGCCGGATCGTGAACAAGCTGGTGGAGCCGACGCCCAAGGCGGGCTGGCAGTCGGTCCTCGATCAGATGGCCGTGCAGGTGCAGGAGGTGCTGCGCGAGTTGCCCGGCGTGCAGCGGATCGGCGTGGGGGTCCCGGGGCCGCTCGACTTCAAAAACGGCGTGGTGAAGTTCGCGCCGAACATCTACGGCTTCGATCACGTGCCGCTGGTGAGCTACCTGCAAGACAAGCTGGGACTGCCGGTGGTGATGGAGAACGACGCGAATGCGGCGGCCCTGGGCGAGTTCGTGTACGGGGCGGCGCAGGACGCGGAGTCCGCAATTTACGTCACCATCTCGACCGGAATCGGCGGCGGTATCGTTTTTGACGGCCGGGTGTGGCGCGGAGCGAACGGCATCGCCGGGGAGATCGGACACATGATCGCGCTGCCAGGCGCGACCGTGAGCGGAGCCGGGCAGGCGGGCGGCCTCGAGGCGCTGGCGAGTGGCACGGCCATCGCCCGGGATGCCTCGTACGCCATCGGCCGCAAGGTCACGACCGCCGAGGCGTTTCAGCTGGCGCAAGACGGCCACAAGGTGGCGCGCGCCATCGTGGAAAACGCGATGCGCTACATCGGCATCGCCCTGGCCGACTTGCAGAAGAGCTTTGATCCGGAAGTCTTCGTGCTGGGCGGCGGGGTGGCCGAGGTGGGCGAGTACTTCTTCCGGCACGTGCAGGCAGCGGCGGACGAGTACGCTGCCGGTTTCGCGCCGGTGGTGATCCGCAAGGCCGTGCTCGGCGTGAACGCGGGCGTGATCGGCGCCGCGCTGGCCGCCCGGTAA
- a CDS encoding acyl-CoA thioesterase, with protein MSLQHFVTDIQVRFGDTDMLGHINNAAYVQYLELARVAHLGEIVRRGGPRLNMVLASLKVDFRREIKLGQRVQVELEVTRLGTSSFDYAYRVLADGELCAEASSVQVCVDPSSMRPLPLSGELRALLMPVLT; from the coding sequence ATGAGTCTGCAACACTTTGTGACCGACATTCAGGTGCGTTTCGGCGATACCGACATGCTGGGTCATATCAATAACGCCGCTTACGTCCAGTACCTCGAGCTGGCGCGGGTGGCGCATCTGGGCGAGATCGTGCGCCGGGGAGGGCCACGGCTGAACATGGTGCTGGCCAGCCTCAAGGTGGATTTCCGACGTGAGATCAAGCTGGGGCAGCGGGTGCAGGTGGAACTCGAGGTGACCCGCCTGGGCACCTCGAGTTTTGACTATGCCTACCGGGTGCTGGCCGACGGCGAGCTGTGTGCCGAGGCCAGTTCGGTGCAGGTGTGCGTGGACCCCTCGAGCATGCGGCCCCTGCCGCTGTCTGGGGAACTGCGCGCCCTGCTGATGCCGGTCCTCACATGA
- a CDS encoding cell division protein FtsB: MRRPPVLLILISVLAGIGIMQMTLMIGATAYRSALWGRQISEVRDEVNRLRRDVRILEQVRAHADDPEYLRSLARCLGFVGTDEQVIVDQKAPHQPNPAECRAPALTGEPRAP, translated from the coding sequence GTGCGCCGCCCCCCGGTCCTCTTGATCCTGATCAGCGTTCTCGCTGGTATCGGTATCATGCAGATGACCCTGATGATCGGCGCCACCGCCTACCGCAGCGCCCTGTGGGGGCGGCAGATCAGCGAGGTGCGCGACGAGGTGAACCGCCTGCGCCGCGACGTGCGCATCCTCGAGCAGGTACGGGCTCACGCCGATGATCCCGAGTACCTGCGCAGCCTGGCGCGCTGCCTGGGCTTCGTGGGTACCGATGAACAGGTGATCGTGGACCAAAAAGCCCCTCACCAGCCGAACCCGGCCGAGTGCCGGGCCCCCGCTCTGACCGGTGAGCCCCGCGCACCGTAA
- a CDS encoding M20/M25/M40 family metallo-hydrolase, which translates to MPLTYLVDIAQTPAPTLEEAERAAYIRRLWEQLGAQPELDEVGNVIARLGPSHGPALVLASHLDTVFPAGTDLTVKEQGGRLVGPGVGDNSASLAVLTALLRDLDPRRLRVPLWLVANVGEEGLGDLRGAKHLLEKHAAEIGAFVAVDGYLGLVVTQPVGVRRYRATFRTAGGHSWGDSGPSALHALGLAITALYSIPLPSHPRTTLNVGTASGGTSVNSIAGQASLLLDLRSLDAGALAQLEGRARSALEGAARQAGAELELERVGDRPAGDLRNAALLRLAKQAAASLDLELRGVASSTDANAAAPHGIPAIALGVYVGGNAHRTDEWVQPSSLNSGLRLLQRFVEQYQRSPLGR; encoded by the coding sequence GTGCCGCTCACCTACCTGGTTGACATCGCTCAGACTCCCGCGCCCACCCTCGAGGAGGCAGAGCGGGCCGCTTACATTCGCCGACTCTGGGAACAACTGGGAGCCCAGCCGGAACTGGACGAGGTCGGCAACGTCATCGCCCGGCTGGGCCCCAGCCATGGCCCCGCCCTGGTATTGGCCTCGCACCTCGACACGGTGTTCCCGGCCGGAACCGACCTGACCGTCAAGGAACAGGGCGGGCGGCTGGTGGGACCGGGCGTAGGGGACAACTCGGCCAGCCTCGCCGTGCTGACCGCCCTGCTGCGCGACCTCGACCCGCGCAGGCTGCGCGTCCCGCTGTGGCTGGTCGCCAACGTCGGCGAAGAAGGCCTGGGCGACCTGCGCGGCGCCAAACACCTGCTCGAGAAGCACGCTGCCGAGATCGGTGCCTTTGTCGCTGTGGACGGCTACCTGGGGCTGGTCGTGACCCAGCCGGTCGGGGTCCGGCGTTACCGCGCCACCTTCCGCACCGCCGGAGGACACTCGTGGGGTGACAGCGGACCGAGCGCCCTGCACGCGCTGGGTCTTGCGATCACGGCGCTTTACAGCATTCCGCTGCCCTCGCACCCGCGCACCACCCTGAACGTCGGAACCGCCTCGGGGGGCACCTCGGTCAACTCGATCGCCGGTCAGGCCAGCTTGCTGCTCGACCTGCGCTCGCTCGACGCCGGAGCCCTCGCGCAACTCGAGGGGCGTGCGCGCAGCGCCCTCGAGGGTGCCGCGCGTCAGGCCGGAGCCGAGCTGGAACTCGAGCGGGTCGGAGACCGCCCGGCCGGGGACCTGCGCAACGCCGCCCTGCTGCGTCTGGCCAAGCAGGCCGCAGCGAGCCTGGACCTCGAGCTGCGCGGTGTGGCAAGTTCCACCGACGCCAATGCCGCCGCGCCGCACGGCATCCCCGCCATCGCGCTGGGCGTGTACGTGGGGGGCAACGCGCACCGCACCGACGAGTGGGTGCAGCCCTCGAGCCTAAATAGCGGCCTGCGTCTGTTGCAGCGCTTCGTGGAGCAGTACCAGCGCAGCCCGCTGGGCCGCTGA